One Candidatus Nitrososphaera evergladensis SR1 genomic window carries:
- a CDS encoding beta-CASP ribonuclease aCPSF1 has product MAVILQSLPQEAALTKIEYEGPKIALYSRNPAYLMQNSQVVSNMVNTIKKRIVVRTDESIRKPQAQSAEIISKSIPAEVGVAGTFFDPVLGEAVVFAKKPWMLAQTGEDFDNIDLAEKTGWRVRIRKAPRSMAAIENMYRLMGETVAERTRFYREVGDKIFRDKLIGEAEASLMTLGGFAEVGRSCMLLATQESKILLDCGINESARDSLSALPRFDIAGIGMDEIDAVVLSHAHMDHAGFVPALFKYGYDGPVYCTEPTMLLMEILQQDYVKRSKNPLYLERDIERALVHTIPLTHGIVTDISPDVKLVLSNSGHMLGSVSAHLHIGNGDHNLVYTGDMKFGKTLALDNAYWNFPRVETMIIESTYGGKEDILCPREEAEANLARMITSAAHAGGRVLIPVPAAGIAQELLLTLDLLSKASKITNVPVLVEKIISDATAIYEAYPEFLSRDLRPRISESEESPFGSQFSTVESFETKQGEPAVILAPSSMLTGGPAAGYLKQIASDPTSKVIMVSYQAPDTPGRLLLDGSRQITVEGEALSVRCQIDRIDGFASHSDYNQLMAYVSRLRPKLRRVLVNHGERPKAQNLASQINKIFKIQTQHPLVQEAIKLL; this is encoded by the coding sequence ATGGCAGTGATACTGCAGAGTCTGCCGCAAGAGGCCGCGCTCACAAAAATAGAGTACGAAGGCCCAAAAATTGCGCTCTACTCAAGGAACCCGGCCTATCTGATGCAGAATAGCCAGGTCGTCTCCAACATGGTCAACACCATAAAAAAGCGCATCGTGGTGCGCACCGACGAGTCGATCCGCAAGCCGCAGGCCCAGTCTGCAGAGATAATATCAAAATCTATACCCGCGGAGGTGGGAGTTGCTGGGACGTTTTTTGACCCCGTGCTTGGCGAGGCTGTGGTGTTTGCAAAAAAGCCCTGGATGCTGGCGCAGACCGGCGAGGATTTTGACAACATCGACCTTGCAGAAAAGACCGGCTGGCGCGTCAGGATTAGAAAGGCACCGCGCAGCATGGCCGCGATTGAAAACATGTACCGGCTGATGGGCGAGACGGTCGCCGAGCGCACGCGCTTTTACAGAGAGGTGGGCGACAAGATATTTCGCGACAAGCTGATTGGCGAAGCGGAGGCAAGCCTGATGACTCTTGGCGGCTTTGCCGAAGTCGGCAGGTCGTGCATGCTGCTTGCGACGCAGGAGAGCAAGATCCTGCTTGACTGCGGCATTAACGAGTCTGCACGCGACTCGCTTTCCGCCCTTCCAAGGTTTGACATCGCCGGAATCGGCATGGACGAGATCGACGCGGTGGTGCTCAGCCACGCCCACATGGACCACGCCGGCTTTGTCCCTGCGCTCTTCAAGTACGGCTATGACGGGCCGGTGTACTGCACCGAGCCGACAATGCTCCTGATGGAGATTCTGCAGCAGGACTATGTCAAGAGGTCCAAAAACCCATTGTACCTGGAAAGGGACATCGAGCGCGCCCTCGTGCACACGATACCCCTCACGCACGGCATCGTTACTGACATCTCGCCTGATGTCAAACTCGTATTGTCAAACTCGGGCCACATGCTAGGCTCCGTCTCGGCGCACCTCCACATCGGAAACGGCGACCACAACCTAGTGTACACCGGCGACATGAAGTTCGGCAAGACGCTTGCGCTTGACAACGCCTACTGGAACTTTCCCCGCGTCGAGACGATGATAATCGAGAGCACGTACGGGGGCAAGGAGGATATCCTGTGCCCACGCGAAGAGGCCGAGGCAAACCTTGCCCGCATGATAACGTCTGCCGCACACGCCGGCGGGCGGGTGTTGATACCGGTCCCGGCGGCAGGAATTGCGCAAGAGCTATTGCTTACGCTGGATCTTTTGAGCAAGGCCAGCAAGATAACAAACGTGCCTGTGCTGGTTGAAAAGATAATCTCTGACGCCACTGCCATCTACGAGGCGTATCCCGAGTTTCTGTCACGCGATCTTAGGCCGCGCATAAGCGAGTCGGAGGAGAGCCCTTTTGGCTCGCAGTTTTCGACTGTCGAGTCGTTTGAGACAAAGCAGGGCGAGCCGGCGGTGATACTTGCGCCGTCGTCAATGCTTACCGGAGGCCCGGCGGCGGGCTACCTGAAGCAGATCGCCTCTGACCCGACGAGCAAGGTGATAATGGTGTCGTACCAGGCGCCGGACACGCCCGGCAGGCTGCTATTGGACGGCAGCCGCCAAATAACCGTAGAAGGCGAGGCGCTAAGCGTGCGCTGCCAGATAGACCGCATCGATGGCTTTGCTAGCCACAGCGACTACAACCAGCTTATGGCCTACGTCAGCAGGCTTAGGCCCAAGCTCCGCAGGGTTCTCGTAAACCACGGCGAGCGGCCAAAAGCGCAGAACCTGGCAAGCCAGATAAACAAGATATTCAAGATACAGACGCAGCATCCGCTGGTACAGGAAGCGATAAAGCTACTTTAG
- the sepF gene encoding cell division protein SepF: protein MTDRPTTTQKAPVYLKALTLRDITDAQGVKEDIKKHMIVILRVTPLAQKDVEELRKVVEELYSYAQSVGGDIARLGEERIVITPPGVKIWRGAYDLK from the coding sequence GTGACGGATAGGCCAACCACTACTCAAAAAGCGCCAGTCTACCTAAAAGCGCTGACCCTACGGGACATCACAGACGCCCAGGGAGTAAAGGAGGACATCAAAAAGCACATGATTGTCATCCTCAGGGTGACCCCTCTTGCACAAAAAGACGTAGAGGAGCTGCGCAAGGTGGTAGAAGAACTGTACTCTTATGCGCAGTCTGTTGGCGGCGACATTGCAAGGCTTGGCGAGGAGCGCATCGTCATAACGCCTCCGGGCGTCAAGATATGGCGCGGCGCGTACGACCTAAAGTAG
- a CDS encoding DUF814 domain-containing protein codes for MSQQDAQKKDDVETKKPKAVALLSGGLDSSLAVRMMLEQGVDVEAVAIKTPFCDFDCGKGCGHRVKEVADELGVKLKTVYFGEDYLRMLKKPKHGYGSGMNPCIDCREMMYGAAKEHMEKIGADFVVTGEVLFQRPMSQNNKALHIIENETGLEGKVLRPLSAKHLPPTDAEKEGLIKRENMGDIKGRSRKGQLALAKHFGVQEPPNAAGGCLLTDPAFSKRIEDAMEHADGDIPTINDIELLKVGRHFRLTPAEKLVVGRNKDENEVIKALVVDDTDIVLEAKDHVGPTCILRGKTHDEATIARAAAIVLRYSDAPKDAASKVKVTMADKKEERELEAVPAGVPETDALRI; via the coding sequence ATGTCGCAGCAGGATGCCCAGAAAAAAGACGACGTCGAGACAAAAAAGCCAAAGGCAGTAGCGCTCCTTTCAGGAGGTCTGGACAGCAGCCTCGCAGTAAGGATGATGCTGGAGCAGGGAGTCGACGTCGAGGCAGTGGCGATAAAGACGCCATTCTGCGACTTTGACTGCGGCAAGGGCTGCGGCCACAGGGTAAAGGAGGTGGCCGACGAACTGGGAGTGAAACTAAAGACGGTGTATTTTGGCGAGGACTACCTCCGCATGCTCAAAAAACCAAAGCACGGCTACGGCTCGGGCATGAACCCGTGCATCGACTGTAGGGAGATGATGTACGGCGCGGCCAAGGAGCACATGGAAAAAATCGGCGCCGACTTTGTAGTGACGGGCGAAGTGTTGTTCCAGCGCCCCATGAGCCAGAATAATAAAGCATTGCACATAATTGAAAACGAGACGGGCCTTGAGGGCAAGGTGTTAAGGCCGCTGTCGGCAAAGCACCTTCCACCGACAGATGCCGAAAAGGAGGGCCTGATAAAGCGAGAGAACATGGGCGATATCAAAGGCAGGTCAAGAAAAGGCCAGCTGGCACTTGCCAAGCACTTTGGCGTCCAAGAGCCGCCAAACGCAGCCGGCGGCTGTCTGCTTACCGACCCGGCGTTTTCAAAGCGCATAGAGGATGCAATGGAGCACGCAGACGGCGACATCCCGACGATAAACGATATCGAGCTTTTAAAGGTCGGACGCCACTTTCGCCTCACGCCTGCAGAAAAACTGGTAGTGGGCAGGAACAAGGACGAAAACGAGGTGATAAAGGCGCTCGTAGTCGATGATACCGATATCGTTCTTGAAGCCAAGGATCACGTTGGACCGACCTGCATACTGCGCGGGAAAACCCACGACGAGGCCACCATTGCCAGAGCGGCAGCAATCGTCCTGCGCTACTCTGACGCACCCAAGGACGCAGCATCCAAGGTCAAAGTAACGATGGCAGACAAAAAAGAGGAACGAGAGCTCGAGGCAGTGCCGGCAGGCGTGCCCGAGACCGATGCCCTGCGCATCTAG
- the pheT gene encoding phenylalanine--tRNA ligase subunit beta: MAQERAKMPVVNVALDRLKKFLPGVKVEKALDMLPFVGLDIEGIDGDVVRVEYNPNRPDFSSDYGIARALAGLVGKETGMPKFRLSGKSGLAVKVDRSVKKVRPFVVALAAKNGKLDDETIKQLISMQEDLHNGVGRRRKKASIGMHNLDAIKFPVRYTTASSDYSFVPLAGSKEQTVEQILQETETGRVYGHLLAGAEKYPVIIDSAGTTLSLPPVINGEATKVDEKCKNLFVEVTATDKKAADDALAVIAVTLFDAGFQIKTVTIDDNGKKLETPDAATRKMSVGAGYVNEILGLNLTAKEIAECLKKSRLDAKATGNKIACTIPRYRTDITHEIDLAEEVAIGYGIYRMEPNFPVSPTSGQRSALSSYFSAIRQTMTGLGMLESFNFSLTSREVQYSLCGRPEYDILAVDGTKSIEHEVLRSSLVPSLLQSLSRNVHEEYPQRLFEIGKTFHRHDDGGKIVERWQVAAVVAHGEAGYTEIKSAMQALLSSGFGVSAITTKASDDPLYIKGRCAKISIDKGVVGTIGEITPLAIDNFKLRVPVAAFEIDLSALLSL; the protein is encoded by the coding sequence ATGGCTCAGGAGCGTGCCAAGATGCCAGTTGTAAACGTCGCACTTGACAGGCTGAAAAAATTCCTGCCCGGCGTCAAGGTGGAAAAAGCGCTTGACATGCTGCCGTTTGTCGGCCTCGACATCGAAGGTATCGACGGCGACGTCGTAAGGGTGGAATACAACCCAAACAGGCCGGACTTTTCTTCCGACTATGGCATTGCAAGGGCGCTTGCTGGGCTTGTCGGCAAGGAGACAGGGATGCCAAAATTCAGGCTGTCAGGCAAGAGCGGCCTTGCCGTCAAGGTAGACAGGTCAGTAAAAAAGGTCAGGCCGTTTGTGGTCGCGCTTGCCGCAAAGAACGGCAAGCTAGACGACGAGACGATAAAGCAGTTGATATCGATGCAGGAGGACCTGCACAACGGGGTCGGCAGGCGCAGGAAAAAGGCGTCAATAGGAATGCACAACCTTGACGCAATAAAATTCCCGGTAAGGTATACGACTGCAAGCAGCGACTACTCGTTTGTCCCGCTTGCCGGCTCTAAAGAGCAGACTGTTGAGCAGATACTGCAAGAAACAGAGACAGGCAGGGTGTACGGCCACCTGCTTGCCGGCGCGGAAAAATATCCAGTGATAATCGACAGCGCAGGGACAACGCTTTCGCTTCCGCCGGTCATCAATGGCGAAGCGACCAAGGTAGATGAAAAATGCAAAAACCTGTTTGTAGAGGTTACGGCTACCGACAAAAAAGCTGCCGACGACGCGCTTGCAGTTATTGCAGTCACGCTCTTTGACGCAGGATTCCAGATAAAGACTGTCACTATAGACGACAATGGCAAAAAGCTAGAGACGCCAGACGCTGCAACTAGGAAAATGTCTGTCGGTGCAGGATACGTAAATGAGATCCTCGGCCTGAACCTGACTGCAAAGGAAATTGCAGAATGCCTGAAAAAGAGCAGGCTGGACGCCAAGGCGACTGGAAATAAAATAGCGTGTACGATCCCGCGCTACAGGACCGACATCACCCACGAAATAGACCTTGCAGAGGAAGTCGCAATAGGCTATGGAATCTATCGCATGGAGCCGAATTTCCCGGTGTCGCCGACTTCGGGCCAGCGCTCGGCTCTTTCTTCATACTTCTCCGCCATCAGGCAGACGATGACTGGCCTTGGAATGCTCGAATCATTCAACTTTTCGCTCACTAGCAGAGAAGTGCAGTATTCGCTTTGCGGAAGGCCGGAATACGACATTCTGGCAGTGGACGGGACAAAGAGCATAGAGCATGAGGTGCTGCGAAGTTCGCTTGTCCCGTCGCTTTTGCAGTCACTTTCCAGAAACGTGCACGAAGAATACCCGCAGAGGCTGTTTGAAATAGGCAAGACGTTCCACCGGCATGACGACGGCGGCAAGATAGTCGAAAGGTGGCAGGTTGCAGCAGTCGTTGCGCACGGCGAGGCAGGCTACACCGAAATCAAGTCGGCCATGCAGGCGCTGCTCTCCTCCGGGTTTGGCGTGTCTGCAATAACAACAAAGGCGTCTGATGACCCGCTGTACATCAAGGGCAGGTGCGCCAAGATAAGTATAGACAAAGGCGTTGTTGGCACAATAGGTGAAATCACGCCGCTTGCAATAGACAATTTCAAGCTGCGCGTGCCTGTGGCGGCGTTTGAGATAGACCTGTCCGCGCTATTGTCGCTTTAG
- a CDS encoding phenylalanine--tRNA ligase subunit alpha: MSSDAAALHPIERAILKALSGKEELSIEKLAEAASLSIDQARRGVEWLKFKNLASVNELSTFTVALDAAGTAAAQSGLPERRLVRAVKEGKTTMADVLTSGALKGDEVNAAVSGARRNQWIQFAEGNRMSATETAETQSAEEVLLARLQSSPDSIDSSALSEQEKKGLDLLKKRPKYVTIKEQKESRVSITETGRALLPAIESEKAQERRLTSELITSGKWKEVEFSALDVEAPAPAVYPGRSHPLVDIIEEVKEIFVGLGFSEIDGPMVQSGFWNFDALFTPQDHPAREMQDTFYISGERQEIPASKEQIAKVSGVHKQGWSGWNPEEAKRMVLRTHTTPVTLQHLAETKPEVARFFSVGRVFRNEKVSYKHLVEFHQVEGVATAPKASLRDLMGLQKEFYARMGIKKVKFWPTFFPYTEPSLQSMVYNDRLEKWVELFGMGIFRPEVTRPLGIKNPVLAWGGGLERIAMLRFGLDDVRDLYINRVSWLRSVPRCQL, translated from the coding sequence ATGAGTAGCGACGCTGCGGCGCTCCACCCGATTGAACGGGCGATATTAAAGGCGCTCTCTGGGAAAGAGGAGCTTTCGATTGAAAAACTTGCCGAGGCCGCGTCGCTTTCAATAGACCAGGCAAGGCGCGGAGTAGAATGGCTAAAGTTCAAGAACCTTGCTTCGGTAAACGAGCTTTCAACTTTTACAGTTGCGCTTGATGCAGCGGGAACAGCAGCGGCGCAATCGGGCCTGCCTGAGAGGAGACTTGTCCGAGCAGTCAAGGAGGGAAAAACAACAATGGCAGATGTCCTGACGTCAGGCGCGCTCAAGGGCGACGAAGTAAACGCGGCAGTGTCAGGCGCAAGGCGCAACCAGTGGATCCAGTTTGCAGAAGGCAACAGGATGTCTGCGACCGAAACGGCAGAAACCCAGTCTGCAGAAGAAGTATTGCTTGCACGCCTGCAGTCATCACCAGATAGCATCGATTCTTCTGCACTGTCAGAGCAGGAAAAGAAGGGTCTTGACCTTTTGAAAAAGCGCCCCAAATACGTCACGATCAAAGAACAAAAAGAATCGCGCGTTTCCATCACGGAAACAGGCAGGGCACTCTTGCCGGCCATTGAGAGCGAAAAAGCGCAAGAGCGCCGGCTAACATCAGAACTCATCACTTCTGGAAAATGGAAAGAGGTCGAGTTTAGCGCGCTTGACGTTGAAGCGCCTGCTCCGGCGGTGTACCCGGGAAGGAGCCACCCGCTCGTCGACATCATCGAAGAGGTAAAAGAGATCTTTGTAGGCCTTGGCTTTTCAGAGATTGACGGCCCGATGGTGCAGTCAGGATTCTGGAACTTTGACGCGCTCTTTACCCCGCAGGACCATCCTGCAAGGGAGATGCAGGACACGTTCTACATTTCCGGCGAGAGGCAGGAAATCCCGGCAAGCAAGGAACAGATTGCCAAAGTGTCAGGCGTCCACAAGCAGGGATGGAGCGGCTGGAACCCGGAGGAAGCCAAGCGCATGGTGCTCCGCACCCATACCACGCCAGTCACGCTCCAGCACCTTGCAGAGACAAAGCCAGAAGTTGCGCGGTTCTTTTCAGTCGGCAGGGTGTTCAGAAACGAAAAGGTGTCGTACAAACACCTTGTCGAGTTCCATCAGGTTGAAGGGGTTGCCACCGCGCCAAAGGCGTCGCTCCGGGACCTCATGGGACTGCAAAAAGAGTTCTACGCAAGGATGGGCATAAAGAAGGTCAAGTTCTGGCCGACGTTCTTTCCATACACCGAGCCGTCGCTCCAGAGCATGGTCTACAACGACAGGCTGGAAAAGTGGGTCGAGCTGTTTGGCATGGGTATATTCAGGCCAGAAGTGACAAGGCCGCTTGGAATCAAAAACCCGGTGCTTGCGTGGGGCGGCGGCCTTGAAAGAATAGCGATGCTGCGCTTTGGACTGGACGACGTGCGTGACCTTTACATCAACAGGGTTTCATGGCTCAGGAGCGTGCCAAGATGCCAGTTGTAA
- a CDS encoding tryptophan--tRNA ligase, producing MSSPADDGAAEKSNNNNNDFTVTPWEVEGEVDYNRLIEKFGTQPITQELLQKIKSMTGEVHPMLKLGYFFSHRDFDWILDKKQKGENFYLYTGRGPSGMVHMGHLMPWMFTKYLQDKFDSKLLFQLTDDEKFLYGQDRTREETKRYTYENILDIIAIGFDPKKTKIIVDTKHIEHLYPIATEVAKRITFSTAKAVFGFTNSTNIGMIGFPPIQAAPCFLPSIIEGKNTPVLIPAAIDQDPYWRMTRDVADRMGYYKPAQVHSKFLPGLGMMGKMSSSKPETAIFTTDEPEVVEKKVSSAFTGGQPTIALQRQLGANALGCPVFWYLRYFFDTEKQSDERMLKCKSGNLLCGECKADLAKGAKPFVVEFKKRREKAKDVVAKFMYDEKPIEP from the coding sequence ATGTCTTCGCCCGCGGACGATGGAGCAGCAGAAAAGAGCAACAATAATAACAATGACTTTACAGTCACCCCGTGGGAAGTCGAAGGCGAGGTCGACTACAACAGGCTCATCGAAAAATTCGGCACGCAGCCGATAACGCAAGAGCTCTTGCAAAAGATCAAGAGCATGACCGGCGAAGTGCATCCGATGCTGAAACTGGGCTATTTTTTCTCGCACCGCGACTTTGACTGGATACTTGACAAAAAGCAAAAGGGCGAGAATTTCTATTTGTACACGGGCAGGGGCCCGTCAGGAATGGTCCACATGGGACACCTGATGCCGTGGATGTTCACGAAATACCTGCAGGACAAGTTTGACTCTAAACTGCTCTTTCAATTAACGGACGACGAAAAGTTCCTGTACGGGCAGGACCGGACGCGTGAAGAAACCAAGCGCTACACGTACGAAAACATACTTGACATCATCGCCATCGGCTTTGATCCTAAAAAAACAAAGATAATCGTCGACACAAAGCACATTGAGCACCTGTACCCGATAGCGACAGAAGTTGCCAAGCGCATCACGTTTTCCACGGCCAAGGCAGTCTTTGGCTTTACCAATTCCACAAACATTGGCATGATAGGATTTCCGCCGATACAGGCTGCGCCGTGCTTCCTTCCTTCCATCATCGAGGGCAAAAACACGCCCGTGCTCATCCCTGCCGCCATCGACCAGGACCCGTACTGGCGCATGACCCGCGACGTTGCCGACAGGATGGGCTACTACAAGCCTGCCCAGGTGCACAGCAAGTTCCTGCCCGGCCTTGGCATGATGGGCAAGATGTCGTCGTCCAAGCCAGAGACGGCGATATTCACTACAGACGAGCCGGAGGTCGTGGAGAAAAAAGTGTCGTCTGCATTCACGGGAGGCCAGCCCACGATAGCGCTCCAGCGCCAGCTGGGAGCAAACGCGCTAGGCTGCCCCGTGTTCTGGTACCTGCGCTACTTTTTTGACACTGAAAAGCAGTCTGATGAGAGGATGCTGAAATGCAAGAGCGGCAACCTGCTGTGCGGCGAGTGCAAGGCCGACTTGGCAAAGGGCGCCAAGCCCTTCGTGGTCGAGTTCAAGAAAAGGCGCGAAAAAGCCAAAGACGTCGTGGCAAAATTCATGTACGACGAAAAGCCGATAGAGCCATGA